Proteins found in one Fusarium oxysporum Fo47 chromosome V, complete sequence genomic segment:
- a CDS encoding S-adenosyl-L-methionine-dependent methyltransferase, translating to MAVLSTLKELIECLTGPYLFMGIAMRFLPGTLLEVIRNKDFRTLFSPSRFKDVWFGNFWAFIGPQVKANAESRVIPLLEGRVRNGRMGDEVVGEPINGVVLEIGAGTGMWADVFAKVNVGVNNQGDADGELRRRKGGNGLTRVYGIEPNPKSAATLRQRVKDIGLDDIYEVVPVGIESLDDPEAWDGRIEPESVDCIVTILCLCSIPEPEKNIKLLYQSLKKGGRWYAYEHVRINENRGVLLRAYQWVTGLVWSQVMGSCRICRSTGKSLREAGPWEKIDLAQPEGEARFGILPHVVGTLTK from the exons ATGGCAGTTCTTTCAAccctcaaggagctcatAGAGTGCCTCACTGGCCCCTATCTTTTCATGGGAATTGCTATGCGTTTCCTTCCCGGCACTCTTCTCGAGGTTATCAGAAACAAGGACTTCCGAACTTTGTTCTCGCCATCCCGCTTCAAGGATGTTTGGTTCGGCAACTTTTGGGCTTTCATCGGGCCGCAGGTAAAAGCCAACGCAGAGAGCCGTGTCATTCCATTACTCGAAGGTCGTGTGAGAAATGGCCGTATGGGAGACGAAGTTGTTGGAGAGCCCATTAACGGCGTTGTTCTTGAGATCGGTGCGGGGACCGGAATGTGGGCGGATGTGTTTGCCAAAGTCAACGTTGGAGTGAACAACCAAGGAGATGCTGATGGAGAATTGAGGCGAAGAAAAGGAGGCAACGGTTTGACTCGCGTGTATGGTATTGAGCCAAATCCCAAGTCTGCGGCAACTCTGCGACAACGAGTGAAGGATAttggccttgatgatattTATGAGGTTGTCCCAGTGGGCATTGAATCCCTCGACGATCCAGAAGCGTGGGATGGGCGCATTGAGCCAGAAAGTGTCGATTGCATCGTCACAATTTTGTGTCTCTGCAGTATTCCTGAGCCTgagaagaacatcaagcttctGTATCAGAGTCTCAAGAAAGGGGGTCGATGGTATGCCTATGAGCATGTGCGCATCAATGAGAACAGGGGGGTCCTCTTGCGTGCCTATCAAT GGGTTACTGGTCTTGTGTGGTCACAAGTCATGGGGTCGTGCCGCATTTGCCGATCAACAGGGAAATCGTTAAGAGAAGCCGGGCCATGGGAGAAGATTGACCTAGCACAGCCTGAAGGGGAGGCAAGATTTGGTATTCTTCCCCATGTTGTTGGAACATTAACCAAATAA